A part of Streptomyces sp. NBC_01210 genomic DNA contains:
- a CDS encoding RICIN domain-containing protein codes for MAAVVVNTALTGSATASPTFSYLKNAGTNKCLAIPGGSTQDGVGLIQWGCGGWEDHQWKLEEAFTSDVQYYKVVNKKTNKCLGVPGGSVEDGVQVIQWPCGDWFDHYWRFEAVGTNKYRAVNRNSNKCLAVEAGSKEDGARVIQWPCGTWRDHYWKRA; via the coding sequence ATGGCCGCCGTCGTAGTGAACACAGCACTCACAGGAAGTGCAACAGCCTCTCCGACGTTCAGTTATCTCAAGAACGCTGGAACCAATAAGTGCCTGGCGATTCCTGGCGGGAGCACGCAGGACGGGGTGGGGCTAATCCAGTGGGGATGCGGGGGTTGGGAAGACCATCAGTGGAAGCTTGAGGAAGCTTTCACTAGTGACGTTCAGTACTACAAGGTGGTAAACAAGAAGACGAATAAGTGCCTTGGAGTCCCAGGCGGAAGTGTCGAGGATGGCGTGCAGGTCATTCAGTGGCCTTGCGGTGACTGGTTTGATCATTACTGGCGATTCGAGGCGGTCGGCACCAACAAGTATCGAGCCGTAAACCGAAACAGTAATAAATGCCTGGCCGTGGAGGCCGGCAGCAAAGAAGATGGCGCAAGGGTGATTCAGTGGCCGTGCGGTACGTGGCGTGATCATTACTGGAAGCGTGCGTAA
- a CDS encoding alkaline phosphatase family protein, whose translation MRFLRCTLTAIVAAATVPMIASTPASAAAHNGLPNGTLTKKTLVIGIDGARFDKLGDAVMPNLDAFRSAGMTAPSNLQGLPMADTLSWAGWSTIGHGVWPDKHKVMGQSWDTNQFSTYPDYLTRLESQKPEASTLVVGTWGDITTQVFGSAVDLRVDKGDDAATAATAADYLTNGNPDSTFVQLDEVDGAGHSYGGASQKYLDALEDVDTHIGTLLNAVTARPSYANEDWLIMFTTDHGHRDVPDRLGVDSPWPPTDYQGHGYNSPVERQTFVIAKGTGLTGGSTRHDVRITDIAATVLKHAGVTINSAWNLDGKPISNITPDAFDSLRPSLNSAVDEGIPSSVKGWTTTAPSGWSIDNSAMPTGGATEWRGWSFATDEFWTNAQLYQGRETNVRARNVFAVADSDEWDDKSHSSGQFNSTLKSPAFPVSGSTAILSFASHYAIDGPQTGKVYVSYNDNTPVLVKDYTQDTNAVEKIPLALPAGTTNVKVEFRYTGTNSAFWTVDQVQIATTHKSLVIGIDGAAYSALAGADMPNLDSIQAGGLTSQANLYAQPMADTSSGPGWSTIGHGVWPDKHMVTSNTAFGQKNYAQYPDYLTRLESNNPNVSTLVLGNWAPLFDENIFGAESVVDLRVGDGDDETADNAAGYLQHGNPDSAFVHFNELDEVGHEGHGPGTPEYEAALEHIDSLIGQMMDAVEARDTYGVEDWLIIATSDHGHVLQTGGHGGNSPGERDSFVIAKGGGLPANTVRHDIKHVDIAPTVLRHMGVTINSAWNLDGKPISDIIAPSNADPFDSLRPSLNSAVDEGIPSSVKGWTTTAPSGWSIDNSAMPTGGATEWRGWSFATDEFWTNAQLSQGRETNVRARNVFAVADSDEWDDKSHGSGQFNSTLKSPAFPVSGSTAILSFASHYAIDGPQTGKVYVSYNGNTPVLVKNYTQDTNAVEKIPLALPAGTTNVKVEFRYTGTNSAFWTVDQVQIATP comes from the coding sequence ATGCGCTTTCTGCGCTGCACACTGACGGCGATCGTCGCCGCCGCCACGGTCCCGATGATCGCCTCCACTCCTGCGTCTGCCGCCGCTCACAACGGCTTGCCCAACGGCACACTGACGAAGAAAACACTCGTCATCGGTATCGACGGCGCCAGATTCGACAAGCTCGGCGATGCCGTAATGCCCAACCTTGACGCGTTTCGGTCCGCTGGTATGACGGCGCCGAGTAACCTCCAAGGGCTGCCGATGGCTGACACCCTGTCCTGGGCTGGCTGGTCGACTATCGGCCACGGCGTCTGGCCCGACAAGCACAAGGTCATGGGACAGAGCTGGGATACCAACCAGTTCTCGACTTATCCGGACTATCTGACGCGACTGGAAAGCCAGAAGCCGGAAGCCTCGACACTCGTGGTCGGCACGTGGGGCGACATCACGACACAGGTGTTCGGGTCGGCTGTTGACCTGCGGGTCGACAAGGGTGACGACGCGGCGACCGCAGCCACGGCGGCCGACTACCTGACAAACGGGAATCCGGACTCCACTTTCGTGCAATTGGACGAGGTGGACGGCGCCGGGCACTCGTACGGCGGTGCCAGCCAGAAGTACCTCGACGCCCTGGAGGACGTCGACACCCACATCGGAACGCTGCTGAACGCGGTCACCGCGAGACCGTCCTACGCCAACGAGGACTGGCTGATCATGTTCACCACCGATCACGGTCACCGGGACGTCCCAGACCGACTCGGCGTCGACAGTCCCTGGCCTCCCACGGATTATCAAGGTCACGGTTACAACTCCCCAGTGGAGCGTCAGACCTTCGTCATTGCTAAGGGCACCGGCCTGACCGGGGGCTCGACCCGTCATGACGTGCGGATCACCGACATCGCGGCCACCGTCCTGAAGCACGCCGGCGTCACCATCAATTCGGCCTGGAACCTGGACGGGAAGCCCATCTCGAACATCACCCCTGACGCGTTCGACTCGCTGCGCCCCTCGCTGAACTCCGCGGTTGACGAGGGCATCCCGTCATCAGTGAAGGGCTGGACCACCACCGCACCGAGCGGATGGTCCATCGATAATTCGGCGATGCCGACTGGTGGTGCGACGGAATGGCGGGGCTGGTCTTTCGCCACCGACGAGTTCTGGACCAACGCCCAGCTCTATCAGGGGCGCGAGACCAATGTGCGGGCGCGGAACGTCTTTGCCGTCGCCGACTCCGACGAATGGGACGACAAGTCCCACAGCAGCGGACAGTTCAACTCCACCCTGAAGTCGCCCGCGTTCCCCGTAAGCGGCAGTACCGCAATATTGTCCTTCGCCTCCCACTACGCCATCGACGGACCGCAGACCGGCAAGGTCTACGTCTCCTACAACGACAACACTCCGGTCCTGGTCAAGGATTACACACAGGACACCAACGCGGTCGAGAAGATTCCGCTGGCCCTTCCCGCCGGCACCACCAACGTCAAGGTAGAGTTCCGATACACCGGTACCAACAGCGCCTTCTGGACCGTCGACCAAGTCCAGATCGCGACCACTCACAAGTCTTTGGTCATTGGTATCGACGGTGCCGCATACAGTGCGCTGGCCGGTGCCGACATGCCGAACCTGGACAGCATCCAGGCGGGTGGTTTGACCTCGCAGGCCAACCTCTACGCCCAGCCGATGGCGGATACTTCTTCCGGTCCGGGCTGGTCGACCATCGGTCATGGCGTGTGGCCCGACAAGCACATGGTCACCAGCAATACTGCGTTCGGGCAGAAGAACTACGCGCAGTATCCGGACTACCTCACCCGGCTGGAATCGAACAACCCAAACGTGTCCACGCTCGTTCTCGGCAACTGGGCTCCGCTCTTCGACGAGAACATCTTCGGGGCCGAGAGCGTCGTGGACCTAAGGGTTGGGGACGGCGACGACGAGACCGCCGACAACGCCGCAGGCTACTTGCAGCACGGCAACCCCGACTCTGCGTTCGTCCACTTCAACGAGCTCGACGAGGTGGGTCATGAGGGCCACGGACCCGGGACGCCCGAGTACGAGGCGGCGCTGGAGCACATCGATTCTTTGATCGGGCAGATGATGGACGCCGTCGAGGCGCGTGACACCTATGGTGTCGAGGACTGGTTGATCATTGCCACCTCCGACCACGGGCACGTGCTCCAGACGGGCGGCCACGGCGGCAACTCCCCCGGGGAGCGGGACTCGTTCGTCATAGCCAAGGGCGGTGGTCTGCCTGCGAACACCGTCCGTCATGACATCAAGCACGTCGATATCGCGCCGACGGTCCTGCGGCATATGGGCGTCACCATCAATTCAGCGTGGAACCTGGACGGAAAGCCCATCTCGGACATAATCGCCCCTTCGAACGCCGACCCGTTCGACTCGCTGCGCCCCTCGCTGAACTCCGCGGTTGACGAGGGCATCCCGTCATCAGTGAAGGGCTGGACCACCACCGCACCGAGCGGATGGTCCATCGATAATTCGGCGATGCCGACTGGTGGTGCGACGGAATGGCGGGGCTGGTCTTTCGCCACCGACGAGTTCTGGACCAACGCCCAGCTCTCTCAGGGGCGCGAGACCAACGTGCGGGCGCGGAACGTCTTTGCCGTCGCCGACTCCGACGAATGGGACGACAAGTCCCACGGCAGCGGACAGTTCAACTCCACCCTGAAGTCGCCCGCGTTCCCCGTAAGCGGCAGTACCGCAATATTGTCCTTCGCCTCCCACTACGCCATCGACGGACCGCAGACCGGCAAGGTCTACGTCTCCTACAACGGCAACACTCCGGTCCTGGTCAAGAATTACACACAGGACACCAATGCGGTCGAGAAGATTCCGCTGGCCCTTCCCGCCGGCACCACCAACGTCAAGGTCGAATTCCGATACACCGGTACCAACAGCGCCTTCTGGACCGTCGACCAAGTCCAGATCGCGACGCCCTAA
- a CDS encoding transposase, protein MPAQWKYPDELCERAICESRPSGRPVTHVARDLGIHTEALRNWARQAEVDQASQPGLLISTERTELTQLRKEIAELRRANEIL, encoded by the coding sequence ATGCCTGCACAATGGAAGTACCCCGATGAACTGTGTGAGCGAGCGATCTGTGAGTCCAGACCGTCGGGGCGGCCGGTCACTCATGTGGCACGTGACCTCGGGATCCACACGGAAGCCTTGCGGAACTGGGCCCGTCAAGCCGAGGTCGACCAGGCCAGCCAGCCCGGCCTGCTGATCAGTACCGAGCGAACCGAGCTCACCCAGCTCCGCAAGGAGATAGCCGAGTTGCGGCGGGCGAACGAGATCCTGTAA